One window from the genome of Candidatus Omnitrophota bacterium encodes:
- a CDS encoding GRP family sugar transporter, with amino-acid sequence MTAFGWALLTACIWGVVPILEKIGLSDTNPFVGLFYRSLGVVFGLLVFGFFIINPAEIRSVNMRSALFLILGGFLASFVAQLVFYHGLKIGEVSKIVPISASYPLVAFLLAVLFLGETFSFLKALGAVLIICGIWALKLG; translated from the coding sequence ATGACTGCTTTCGGGTGGGCTTTGTTAACAGCTTGTATTTGGGGCGTTGTTCCAATTTTAGAAAAGATCGGGCTTTCGGATACAAATCCCTTTGTTGGGCTTTTTTACCGTTCGCTTGGTGTTGTTTTTGGACTGCTTGTTTTTGGATTTTTTATAATTAATCCAGCTGAGATTCGTTCGGTTAATATGCGATCTGCTTTGTTTTTGATTCTAGGCGGATTTTTAGCAAGCTTTGTTGCCCAGCTTGTTTTTTATCATGGACTTAAAATTGGCGAAGTTTCTAAGATTGTTCCAATATCTGCAAGTTATCCTTTGGTTGCATTCTTGCTGGCAGTTCTTTTTTTGGGGGAGACATTTTCTTTTCTTAAAGCGCTTGGCGCTGTTTTAATCATTTGTGGCATTTGGGCATTGAAGTTAGGATAA